The Xylocopa sonorina isolate GNS202 chromosome 10, iyXylSono1_principal, whole genome shotgun sequence genome contains the following window.
GCCACTACGTTGGTTTAACTGTTTCGTATACGTTCTTGCATATTAATTTTTCTTTCTTGTTTGCAAATTTTATTTCCCTACACGTGCATAAACATACGCAGTCTGTTCATCGTAATTGTATATCGATTTATCGATTAATCAATGTTTTTTACTTTGGTCATCGTCGTTGTGGCTCTCCTCACATACCCGCTATCTATCAATCCCTCGCCACTTTTGTGACGAACAGATCGCGTTCTTTTTATAATAATGGACAAACTCGATCGGAGAGTTGAGATTTTCCTTTTTTCGATTGTCACGCGAGGACACTTTTTTTTCTAGGTCTCTTTTATTTCtatcatttttattattatactattactattactattgatattaatatcattattattattgtaattATTCTTAATATTATCAGTTTCATTTTTGTACCGCTCGGCGAGATACGCACAAaggaaagaaatgaaaaaaaaaagaaagaaagaaagaagaagttTCGGAGCGTATGCCAGAAAAATGGAAACACGATGTTGTGTGGTCGCACACGCGCGTTTCCGTATCATCTTGAACCGAGTGGCGGTGTCCGTTAAAACGTCGCAAGTTTTTTGAGACGTACAAAGAATTGATAAGAAAAGATGTCGCCCTGTGTCCTTCCCCTCGAGAATTGAAAGGTGATTCTATGTGCGATAAGAGTTCTCTGTAACTGTAAAGCTGCCGATTACGAATTTATACATATGTAATATAATTCGTGTAGCCGCGTGCTGTCCTACACAATAAAAAGCCTGTAATATCTATGAACCGATGTCGTCCCGTCGAAATTGCCATCCTCTTTTTCTCGGCTGAACGCAGCTACGGATTCTCCTGAACACGTCAATTTCCACGCAGATGGTAATACAAAAGAAAAACCTTCAATCTCCATGGAAATACTTTCGAACTCTTCCTTTTCTCTGTTAAAGATATGTGTTCTCCAATAAAATGAACAAACAGTAAATTAAtatagaaaaataaacttttATTCATAATATAAAAGTTTCTAAATGTGCCtacagaaatatatatattctatCAAATTAAAACTAGCTATTAAAACAATGTACAGGACGAGTACAAACAAAACAGACGAAAACAGTGTATAGTTTGTACAAAATGAATGATCTGTCCGTTCTCCAATGCGTCATCCGCGACGAAACCATCGTCACAGAAGATGGATGGCTCTTTAATTTTCATCCTCACCTTCGCCAGCGTCCGTCGAGTCCATGCCAACTTCTTCGTAATCCTTCTCCAAGGCAGCCAGATCTTCCCTGGCCTCGTTGAACTCGCTTTCGTCCATGCTTTCAGCCACGTACCTGGACGATTTCATTAGTAAGCAAAAATTAGTCGTTCCTTAAGAATTTGAACGAAACAAGTACAACAATTCATCTTCTCTATTAGCAACGATAATTTACCAGTGAACGAACGCCCGTTTTCCGAACATCAGATCAAACTTCCTGTTCAATCTCGTCCACGCCTCAGCGATCGCTGTGGTATTCGCAAGCATGGCCATCGCTCGTTGCACTTTAGCGAGATCACCGCCAGGTACCACAGTGGGTGGCTGATAATTAATGCCTACCTGAACATTAAAAGATGAACGTTCTCAATTAATTGTTACATCTGGAGAAATAAGAATGCTGTACCTTGAACCCAGTGGGACACCAATCAACGAACTGTATCGCCCTCTTGGTCTTAATGGTCGCAATGGACGCGTTTACATCCTTGGGTACCACATCGCCCCTGTACAGCAGGCAACAAGCCATGTATTTGCCCCTCTGTGGGTTACACTTGACCATTTGCATGGCAGGTTCAAAGCAGGACGACGTCAACTCCATCACCGTCAGCTGTTCATGGTAAGCCTTCTCGATGGAGACGATGGGCGCGTACGTGGCCAATGGAAAGTGAATCCTTGGATAAGGAACCAGATTCGTTTGGAACTCTGTTAGATCAACGTTCAAAGCCCCGTCGAACCTCAACGAGGCTGTGATGGACGACACTATCTGTCCTATCAGTCTGTTCAGATTGGTGTACGTGGGCCGTTCGATGTCCAAGTTCCTCCTGCAAATATCGTAGATCGCCTCGTTATCGACGAGGAACGCGCAGTCAGAGTGTTCCAGGGTCGTGTGCGTGGTCAGAATCGCGTTGTAGGGCTCCACTACAGCGGTGGAGATCTGTGGCGAAGGGTAAATCGCGAACTCCAGCTTGGCCTTCTTGCCATAGTCCATCGAGAGACGCTCCATCAGGAGACTGGTGAACCCTGAACCTGTACCACCGCCGAATGCATGGAAAATTAGGAAACCTTGAAGTCCTGTGCACATGTCAGCGATTTTGCGGATCCTGTCGAGCACCAGGTCGATTATCTCTTTCCCTAGAGTATAGTGGCCTCGAGCGTAATTGTTCGCCGCGTCCTCTTTGCCAGAGATTAATTGCTCTGGATGGAACAGTTGATGGTAGGTTCCTGTTCGAACTTCGTCTGAAAATAAAGAGTAATTGGGAGTtttatagttgcatttacatagaATGCTTTTACAAATTGGGATAATAATGTCGCATAACTAGGGAtgttaatgtatattataaattGCTAAAACTTATGGAAATTGCGACAGATAGGATATGAGATTAGATTTTGTTTGTACAGtcaatattaatttttgtaagTATGTTATGGGTAATTTAAGTGTTACCTATTACTGTGGGTTCGAGGTCCAGAAATACAGCTCGTGGAACGTATTTTCCACCGCCAGTCTCACTGAAGAAAGTTTGAAAACCTTCGTCGTTGGTGCAGCTCTGAGGGGGAAGCATGCCATCGGGTTGTATGCCGTGTTCCAGGCAATATAATTCCCAACAGGCATTCCCCATTTGGACGCCGCCTTGGCCAATGTGGACTGACAGTACTTCACGCTggaaaatataataatttccACCCCAAGTAATTTACTTATGCGGAAATTGTCTAATTTATCTACGCTCTTGGGTGTAGTTacgtatatatttattattctgCGAAGTTAGTAGTTTTCTTTGGAAAATTACTATCTaagtatatgattatatatacgAACAGACAGGACTTAAAAGGATAATTACCATGGTGGAGGATTTTTAATAATTCGATCTAAAAAGGTGAGATGACTCTTCCCAGTATGAACGTCCAGATTCAATTGAATAAATGTGAATTATTCTCTTAGAGAATTTTGTTTTCGTTGCTATGGagtaatatagcaattttaattaaCTACTGGGTGGATTCTTGAGACATCAAGGTGATTAAAAGTACATCTGATGGAATAATATGTATACGAGATTAACAGAATAGCTGCAAATATTATAATGAACTTCTACAGATACTTTACCCATTCCCATGATAGTTATAGTTAGCTTCTATCGATTTTCTTTCTTAAATCATTTTTGTCATATTTATAGTAACAGTGGCTGTTACTTCCGTGAAGAGGCAAAGGCAACGGATTAATCAACAGTACTTCCTGTTTCACTACTGCAGCAACACTTCAGCAATTAAAAGGACTACGTATTCCAGAAACAACGATCACATCACTAATTAGAATAAGAAGACACTTCAGAATACTTTAAAATCACTATTACACACTGTTCTATACATTTATAACAATTACAATTGTATATTTTAAGAGATTCAATAAACCAACATTATCGCTTACAATTAATTGTTTAATTCATTAATAACACGTCCAGCACTCCTAGAAATAACCCAACCGAATCCTTAGACGAGACAAACTCGTAAAAATGATCCTGGTCATGATAAAATTGAAAACTTGGCGCTAATTTAGTTTATATACCGcaaattcctggaatttgacgtcacttccaagaatagccaaaattccaggaattttcgatgacgtcatttccaagaagtggcactattcgaatacctcctatgacgtcatgttctcctgatacaaagtccgatTTTCGAGTTTCGATCCGAAAAatcggaaatgtatcaggagaacataagtggtgaggaggtatgccagccacttccaggaaaatgacgtcacttccaggaatcgccgaaattcctggaattttcgatgacgtcatttccaagaagtggcactattcggatacctcctatgacgtcatgttctcctgatacaaagtcggattttcaagattttgttcgaaaaatcggcaatgtatcaggagaacatgacgtcataggaggtatccgaatagtgccacttcttggaaatgacgtcatcgaaaattcctggaatttcggcgattcttggaagtgacgtcattttcctggaagtggcaggcatacctcctatgacgtcatgttctcctgatacaaagtcggattttcaagattttgttcgaaaaatcggcaatgtatcaggagaacatgacgtcataggaggtatccgaatagtgccacttcttggaaatgacgtcatcgaaaattcctggaatttcggcgattcttggaagtgacgtcattttcctggaagtggcaggcatacctcctatgacgtcatgttctcctgatacaaagtcggattttcaagattttgttcgaaaaatcggcaatgtatcaggagaacatgacgtcataggaggtattcgaatagtgccacttcttggaaatgacgtcatcgaaaattccGAGAATTtcagcgattcttggaagtgacgtcattttccaggaatcgCCAGTTTTCTTACATTTTTCAAACGAAACCCCGACTTTCGGACTTTGTATTAGGAGAACATGATGTGTGAGGAGGTAATTTTCATGAAATCGTGGAGTTAAAAGGATTGCGAGGGCAGGAAAATGATAACGCTAGTCGTATTCGTCTTAAGTAACCAATTTATTTAAACAAATTAGTAAATAATACAGTAAAtgacaattacattctattataTAATGATACTTGTACAATACTTGTACTGTATTATATTTTGTATCTACGATGAGAATTATATGTAGTGTGGCACGTGgtatcttcttttcttcttttatttttggtcCATTTCTTCAGTCTTCTTTGCCTCCTGAATGTAGGGTAGTGGTTTCAATCATTTTATATCGAACAATGTGAGGGAACAGCCTTTTAAATGAAGATGGGAATGTACTATCCTTATTGCGTTATACGTTGCGACCTAATTGATATTGTCAAGTAAAGTATAATTTAACGCAAAGGGGTGAAATCATCCCTTGGGGTGACATTTTTTCAGGATGTACAAGAAGACGAGGTGGCCGAGAGGTTAAGGCGTTGGACTGCTAATCCAATGTGCTCTGCACGCGTGGGTTCGAATCCCATCCTCGTCGATTGATTTTTGCTTTTTATTCATCTTGTTATGCAGGATCCGTAGTTGTTTATTTATTTGCCAGAGATTTCGAACTTATATTAAATACTTAAGTGCTAGGATTAGCTAAAAACTGATACGAATGGGAGAGTAACGTCTGCACTCAACGAGAAAGCTTCGACTGAATGAAAATTTTTGTTAGAATGCGTGTCAGTTATTGGTTGCGAGTCAATCGGTAATGAAACGTGAGTAGATCGCATGCAAGTACGAAAACGGATAAATTAACTGTAATATAAAAGCAAATAATATCTTAAGAAAAGTAAGCGTTGCAAACAGAAACCACTTCGCGAgggatttctatcttttaccaaAGAACTCCTAACTTACATCCTATGGCGCAATTTATTACATCGATCATTGTATTAATCATTAAGTTCGGACGATATAAAAATACATTGTACAGTACATGATTTATACGGTATACGTGTTACATTTATAGATCGAAAACCGGAACGCACAGTAGAAATGTATCTCTCTGTGTTAATTTAATCGAGGCACCGATTTGATGGCAAGTATGTTACAGTTACGAGATTACTGGCAGTGAGTGAAGAAGAGTTGTTAGTTTAAAAGTATTTTTCGAATCGATACTCATATAAATCGTTCCTTGTTCCATTTTAACGCATCCGGGATATCTTCTTACTCTTGTCGTTTTCGATTGGCGGTGGAGGTCCTTTGGCACTTTGCTGTCTGTTATACACGCTGAAAATAAAAGTTCGTACACATTTCTGAATACAAGAATACACCTAGACAATATAGCAAATCACGTAACGCTTCAAAAAACACCAGCGTATCATGGCAGCTCCAGGTTTTGTAACACCACAGGGGTATCACCAGGATTACACATACCGAGATGCACCAGAACTGCACGCGGTGATGTTCCATCCacattataaaaattataaaactaAAGCTTATTCAATTTAAttctataaataatataaataataaatatcacatattgtgcaattttaataAGAAAAGAGCTTTTCAACCTCTATTGTATATCATCGtattatatatcatttttatgacttaaacaaatatatatatggcTTTCAGTACCTATAATTGTTGGCTCACAAGaaccaaaatgtctatcaatactaaatatttaaaacatctCCCCAGATCTGATGGTTTTGCGATTTACttgatatttcccgctttaggggTGGTAAGGGTGAGAGAAGGATGTATAAAAAagttataagaaagagtgagacagttgTTACCTACCCTattcaagaactactagcgccatctctgcagaaagtactgaaactaatgcccAAGCAGTTTCAACGCTCTTCTAAGAGATGGcactagtagttcttgagtagttcacttcgctgtcgataacgctgtgcgaccagtttgagcactttttgtaGAGATGACGCCACAGGTTCTAAAGTAGAGTCAGtaatatctgtctcactctttcctatagctttcttatatatctttctctctctctctcttacctctgaagcggaaaatatagaataaattgcaataaaactgctaaagtgtacaataaattacaatgaactattgaaatatagatCCTGAAAACACAACTCTGTCACAGTAAGAGTAGCTAAGATACGAAATACGTAATTACTTACTATCTATAAGTTTCCGAACGAATGTAATCCATCACGTGGGATATTCCTACTTGCAATTGATCGCCGATTGGAGTCACCCATGGATTAAATTCCATTCTAAATACTGCTTTGTTACTTACTAGGTCGAGATTTCCtgaaataatttaatattaaaattgaTGACTATCAACTTTTAAGCTTGGaagtttaaaaattaattttatgcaGGAAAATGGAGCTGATTTTAAGACTAGCACGTACCTAGTTCCGGAGGTAGAACCGTCAATCGATTGCCTTGAATGTGTAACTCCCGCAACCGCGTTAACTCTCCAATTTCTTTTGGTAATTCGATCAAGTCGTTCTCCCTTAGTACCAGCTTGAAtgaagataaaaataaataaaaataataaagcaGTTAAGGTCTTGTTTCGTACATCGCATCGCTTACAATTTGCAAATTTTTCAATTGACCGATCTCTGGAGGCAAATACTCGAAATCGTTATCAGCTAAGTAAAGCGCTCTTAATGTCTCTGTAAAGAACAGCCATGTTTACGCATTTCGCTTATTacttaaaattattattattatttaaaaatattagaTACACACTAACCCATCATGAAAAAATTTCCTGGTAAATTCTTCTCGCTCAAATTATTGTACGTCAGGTCCAGAACTTCCAACACCGGAAATGCACCGAAACCACGCGGAAGCACGTCCAATCTGTTCATCCTGGAaatgtttaaataaatatttgcaaCATTTCTTGGAGGGAAAGGAAGCTTACCCCACGTTAAGAATACGTAGCTTCGGCATTTGCGATAACGAAACTGGTAGCTCGGTAATGTGATTGTTGAAGAGATTCAGTATTTCAAGGTTCACCAAATTTGCAAGGCCTGGTGGTACAGctgtaaaataaaaatgcataACTCTGTAGCACATATCTCTACCTCTCGTTTCTCAGGGGTAAAATATTAAGAAAGCATTACGAACTTACCTTGAATTTTATTGTGACTCAAAGTGAGTCTGGTAATATTGATCATATTAACTGAAAGAGATAAGAATGCGAATATTAATTTTCAGGTACATATCTTCGATGCAATACAGTGTGAAATGTTGCGATAGTATTCTTATAACAGTTTCTACATAGCAGAACTTACGAACCAACCCTTCTATAACACTGTTTTCAAACAACATCGATGAAAATCATGTTACTGAAGGGTTTACTAGTTTTACAAGTTTGTACTTTAAGAAATTTAATTGTATTTGTTAAATTAGTCGTAAAAAGAGCATAAAACCAAATGCTGTTTTTGCACGAGGCAGAACGTAATAAAGTACAACGAAATTCCTTAAATATTAACGATTTTCAACAACTTTTCATTGACGATTTCGTATTGCCGCGTGCTCGAGATGATCTCGAGCGCACGCGCCGACACGCCCACCGCGCTGGTAAGCGGCAAATGGCCGCCCTGGATCCCCATCCGCTCCAAAAAACCAGTCAAGACAAGTTGCCTAATTTGGCGAACGGAACGAGGCCCACGAGGATATGGTGGACTCACGTAAGCCTGGCATCTCCTCGAACGTCGAGACACCCTTGTCCGCGAGATCCAGCTCCGGATTTTGGATCTCGCGGGCCTCGTCG
Protein-coding sequences here:
- the LOC143427812 gene encoding tubulin alpha-1 chain, coding for MREVLSVHIGQGGVQMGNACWELYCLEHGIQPDGMLPPQSCTNDEGFQTFFSETGGGKYVPRAVFLDLEPTVIDEVRTGTYHQLFHPEQLISGKEDAANNYARGHYTLGKEIIDLVLDRIRKIADMCTGLQGFLIFHAFGGGTGSGFTSLLMERLSMDYGKKAKLEFAIYPSPQISTAVVEPYNAILTTHTTLEHSDCAFLVDNEAIYDICRRNLDIERPTYTNLNRLIGQIVSSITASLRFDGALNVDLTEFQTNLVPYPRIHFPLATYAPIVSIEKAYHEQLTVMELTSSCFEPAMQMVKCNPQRGKYMACCLLYRGDVVPKDVNASIATIKTKRAIQFVDWCPTGFKVGINYQPPTVVPGGDLAKVQRAMAMLANTTAIAEAWTRLNRKFDLMFGKRAFVHWYVAESMDESEFNEAREDLAALEKDYEEVGMDSTDAGEGEDEN
- the Ics gene encoding ras suppressor protein 1, which encodes MNQAPVSCIPAGKMSKAKKVLDEAREIQNPELDLADKGVSTFEEMPGLLNMINITRLTLSHNKIQAVPPGLANLVNLEILNLFNNHITELPVSLSQMPKLRILNVGMNRLDVLPRGFGAFPVLEVLDLTYNNLSEKNLPGNFFMMETLRALYLADNDFEYLPPEIGQLKNLQILVLRENDLIELPKEIGELTRLRELHIQGNRLTVLPPELGNLDLVSNKAVFRMEFNPWVTPIGDQLQVGISHVMDYIRSETYRYVYNRQQSAKGPPPPIENDKSKKISRMR